The sequence below is a genomic window from Salicibibacter cibarius.
CTCATTAATGTCAGCCTTCTTGCTTGTTTTTCGCTAATTTATCTCGGTCTTTAGTTCCTGGCGGTTGTTCGAGCCATTGATGTTTAATCATGATATCAGCGCCACTCTTGGCAAACTTGGCATTTTCTAACGATAGTCGTTCATAATCCGTTACGAGATCGCTTCTTTGACTTGCCGCTGCAGCTGTCGCGTAATTTCCTACACCTGAAGAAATGAGCAGCGACATCAGGAACATCATTAATTTGTCGGAAAACGTTGGAGTGGTTGAATCACTGACACCTACATCCGGTAGATGTGAAGCTTCGATTTCATCCTCTAACAGTTTATCGGTAAAAATTTTCATGTGTTTTTTTGAGATGTCTTTGCCCCTTAGCATAAAATCTTGAACTTCTTTGTGCGTGGAGCTTTGAGCAAAGGCAATGCACAATTTCATCCCTATAGAATTCGTGAGAACATTCATGTACAAGTGGGAAATTTCAATGGCGTTTAAAGGGCGCTCATCGTTAAAAGGGTTTAAACCACTCAAGTATCCTTTGCTATCGACGTAATCAATGCTTTTGGGAACCTCAATATAAGGGTGTTTGCCGGC
It includes:
- a CDS encoding DUF3231 family protein; protein product: MKNNAHLTSAEIASLWTAYMNDSMAACILRFMLKHISDSDIKPVIQYAYDIASEHLTQLRSIFENESFAVPNGFGEQDVDMDAPWLFTDTFCISCMRHMGKVGMLSYSGFVSVSDREDIRTYFSQALSETNNLYNQASDIELAKGIAGKHPYIEVPKSIDYVDSKGYLSGLNPFNDERPLNAIEISHLYMNVLTNSIGMKLCIAFAQSSTHKEVQDFMLRGKDISKKHMKIFTDKLLEDEIEASHLPDVGVSDSTTPTFSDKLMMFLMSLLISSGVGNYATAAAASQRSDLVTDYERLSLENAKFAKSGADIMIKHQWLEQPPGTKDRDKLAKNKQEG